In Bacillus thuringiensis, the DNA window CCGTTACTTCTTCTTCACGATGGGCAGGTAAACAGTGTAAGAAACGATATGTTTGCTTCGCATGCATAACAAGTTCTTTATTGATTTGGTAAGGTTGAAATAAAGTATATTTCTCTTCTTCTCCCTCTTGCCCCATACTCATCCAAACGTCAGTATAAATGAAATCTGCTTCACTCACTGCTAATTCAGGATCATGCAAAACTTCAATTTCAGCTCCTGTTTCCTTGGCAATCGCTAACGCTTTTTTTACAATCTCTTCATTCGGTTCATACCCTACAGGCGTTGCAACAGTCATATGCATTCCGACTTTCGCACTCGCTAACAACAATGAATGACATACATTATTTCCGTCACCTACGTAAGCCAATTTTATTCCTTTAAATGTATTTGTTTCTTCATATATCGTCATTAGGTCTGCCAATGCTTGACAAGGGTGATGATCATCCGTTAAACCGTTAATAACAGGAATACTCGATTCTTTTGCAAGCTCTTCTACATCCGCGTGTGAGAATGTACGTATCATGATCCCGTCAATATAATGCGATAATACTTTCGCAGTATCTGAAACGGTTTCCCCTCTCCCCATTTGCATCTCTTTCCCACTTAAAAACATACCATGTCCCCCGAGTTGTACCATTCCTGCTTCAAAAGAAACGCGAGTACGAGTTGAATGTTTATCAAAAATAAGCCCTAATATTTTCCCTTGTAATAAAGGCTCCTGCTTATTCTTTTTTAAATATATAGCGAACTCAATTAATGAAATAATTTCTTCTTGCGTCAGTTCTTCTAAAGTTAAAAGATCTTTCGTATTTAATTTTGGTACTTGTACAGTTGACATGAAATTTCCCCCTTATATGATTGATACGTTTTTTGTACAAACTACTTTTTTTATTATATATACTGCCTGTTCTAACTCTTCATTCGTGACAATGAGTGGCGGTAATAGTCTTATAACATTAGGCCCTGCTTGTAATACGAGAAGTCCTTCTTTCTCTAGTTGTTCTATAAAACTTGCAACTTCATGCTTACACTCAATCCCAACCATAAGCCCCTTACCACGTATATTTTGAATACATTCGACATGTTGTAATTCCTCTTGCAACTTCTGTAATACGTACTCGCCCTTTTCTTGTACTTCTTTTAAAAACGATGGTCTTTTACTTACTTGCAATACTTCTTTCGCTGCAGCCATCGCGATGTAATTCCCGCCAAAAGTTGAACCGTGTGATCCTGCAGTAAACGACGTTCCGAGCTCTTTCCGGCCAATCATCGCTCCGACAGGAATGCCATTCCCAAGTGCCTTTGCAACGGTAACGATATCAGGCTCTATTCCCACTTGTTCATAAGCGAATAGTGTTCCAGTTCTTCCTATCCCCGTTTGTACTTCGTCTATAATAAATAAGGAACCGAACTTATTACATAATGTTTCAATCTCTTTCAAAAAAGATAGATCAGCAGGTATGACTCCTCCCTCTCCTTGAACTACTTCTACCATTACCGCCGCAACTTCTTCATTCATTACTTCCTCTAATGCTTTAATATTGTTAAAAGGGATATGTAAAAAAGATGGAAGTAATGGACCAAATCCTTCTTTTACCTTATCTTGGCCCGTTGCACTCATCGTTCCAAATGTTCTACCGTGAAAAGACTGCTGGCATGTTACGACGAGAGATTTTCCAGTATGCTTACGTGCTAACTTCAAAGCTGCTTCATTTGCCTCTGCCCCGCTATTACAGAAAAACACATAATCTAATGCTCTATTTTCTGTTAATAATGACGCAACTTCTTCTTGTAAGCTATTTGTAAACAGGTTAGATATATGCCATATATCATCAAGTTGCTCTTGTACACCTTTGAGAACAGTAGGGTGACAATGTCCTAAATTACATACGCCAATTCCTGATGTGAAGTCTAAATATTGCTTACCGTTATTATCAATAACTTTCGTTCCAGTTCCCTTTACAAACTCAATAGTTCTTCTGCCATACGTTTGAAAAAGATGGCTTGTCATGCAATACTCACGCCTTTCGTTACCGTCGTTCCAATACACTCTCCTGTAACCTCAGTAAAATCTTTTGTACCATTCACAATAGTTATCTTTTGCACTCCCATTTTTAATGATGCTAGTGCCGCCTGTACTTTCGGAATCATCCCACCTGTAATAACACCTGTTTCTATAAAAGTAACAATCTCAAATTCGTCCGTTTTCTTTACTAATTTCCCTTCATTTAATATGCCATCTACATCTGTAATAAAAATGAGTTCTTTTGCGGATAATGCGGCCGCAATTCCAGCTGCAGCGGTATCCGCATTTATGTTATAAATCTCATTATCATTGATCCCAACCGGAGCAATAACAGGAATATAATTCATATTTATTAAACCTTTTAGTAAGGCTGTTTTTACATAACTTACCTCTCCTACATATCCTATCTCTGCGCCAACAGGTTGAACTTGAAGTAAATTACCATCACACCCGGAAAGCCCTACCGCAAGTAAATTATGCTTTTGTAAATTCATTACAAACTTTTTATTTGTACTTCCGCATAGCACCATTTGAACAACATCCATAACTTCTTTTGGTGTCACTCGTAAACCATCTCTTTTTTCTACTTTGATGTTACAATCTTTTAATTTAGCATCAATTTCTGGGCCGCCACCATGAACAATCACTACTTTATACTTCTGTTGCAATTTCTTTATACAATCAAAAAACACATCATTTAATTGATCCAACATACTACCGCCGCATTTCACTACAATATAATCGCTCATCTTCCCTCTCCTTATGTACGATAACAAGCGTTTATTTTCACATATTCATAACTTAAGTCACAGCCCCAAGCTGATCCCTTCTCTTCTCCTAGATGTAAATACACATCAATCATAATTTCATGTTCTTTTAACTTCTTTTTCATTTCCTCTTCAGAAAACATTTGAGGTTCACTATTTTTTAACACAGCGATAGATTGAAGAGTAATATCAATTGTATTCGGATTAATCGCAACTTCACTTTGTCCAATACTGCTAATAATTCGCCCCCAATTTGAGTCTTCACCATGTATTGCTGTTTTCACAAGACTCGAACCGACTATTTGCTTTGCAATTTTCTTTGCCTCTTCATTCGTTCGAGCTCCTAGCACATTTACTTCTATTAACTTCGTAGCACCTTCACCATCTAGTGCAATTTTTTTTGCTAAATCTTCACATACCTTCTGTAAAGCAAATGCGAAAGTTTCCCAATCCGTATGTTCCATATTGATTGGTTTCGTTTCTGATAATCCACTTGCCATAACGATGACCATATCATTCGTAGAAGTATCCCCATCTACCGTAATTTGATTAAATGTATGATTCGTTATTTGTGATAATGCTGTTTGCAATACGTCATGTTCTATATGAGCGTCTGTCGTAATAAAACTCAGCATCGTTGCCATATTCGGATGAATCATCCCTGAACCTTTCGCAACACCAGCAATCGTCACTTTCTTCCCATCAATAATCATCTCATAGCAAGTTTCTTTCGTTATAAGATCCGTCGTTAAAATCGCTTCAGAAAAAGAACGCGCTTCACTTACTTCCTTCGCCGGGATAAGAGTTGTAACTCCCTTTCGGATTATATCCATCGGCAGCTGAACACCAATTACACCTGTTGAAGCTACTGCAACGTAATTTTCTTTCACTCCAAAATGTTCCGCCCCTAATGCACGCATCTCGTAAGCATCTTGTAATCCTTTCATTCCTGTGCAAGCATTTGCATTTCCGCTATTGACGATAATAGCTTGTAATTTCCCCTCAGCAGTTATACTGTCTTTCGTTACAAGTAGCGGGGCTGCTTGTATTTGATTCGTTGTATAAACGGCAGCGCATGATGCTGGCACTTCACAAATGATTACACCTAAATCCTTTTTTTCTTTTTTCAAACCATTTGCAGTACCGATCGCCGAAAAGCCTTTCGGCGTTACAATGGAACCATTTTCCAGTTTAGTAATAGACTCTACTTTAATCATCATGTCCCCCTTATAGATAAAGTGGTATATATTGTAAACCTGTTGTTTCTTCTAGTCCCGCTACTATATTTGCATTTTGAATCGCTTGCCCAGCCGCACCTTTCATCATATTGTCTATAACAGAAACGACTGTCACTCTTCCTGTTCTTTCATCGTAAGCTACCCCCATATCACAATAATTTGAGCCCCTCACTTCTTTCGGACTTGGAAACTCTCCTTGCGTACGAATTCGAATGAAAGCCGATTGTTCATACGTTTCTTCATATATTTTTTGAAATTGTTCTCTTTCCATTTCACGTTTTACTTTCGCATACAGTGTAATCATAATCCCTCGTGATATCGGAATTAAATGTGTACTAAACGTGATTGGCTTCGTTTCTCTATTCCACTCTGCAAGCATTTGCTCAATCTCAGGAACGTGTTGATGCTCATTTACTTTATAAATACGTAAGTTATCGTATAACTCAGGAAAGTGAGTCATCGTTGTTGGCGTTTTGCCTGCTCCAGATACTCCTGATTTCGCATCTATAATAATTGAATCTTCTTCAATTATGCCGCTACATACTAACGGCAATATCGCTAATAATGCAGCTGTAGCAAAACATCCTGGGTTTGCAATTAAATTTGCATTTTGAATCTCGGACCTTTGCCATTCACTTAACCCATATACAGCTTCCCTAAGAACTTCTTCTTTTGCAGCTGTCCTTTTATACCACTGTTCATATATCAAAGGATCTTTCATACGAAAGTCTCCGGATAGGTCAATTACTTTTAGACCTACCGCTAATAGTTTTGGAGTTAACTCTGCTGATACTCCTGCTGGGGTTGCTAAAAATACAATTTCTGCTTCCTTCACTATTTCCTCCGCATCAATTTCTTGTAACGTATGAACAAAAACATTTTGAAAATGCGGATATACATTTGTTATACACTCGCCAACTTGCGAAAAAGAATGAAGAGATGCTATCGAAAAATATGGATGTTGCTCTAATAACCGAATTAACTCAATACCCCCATACCCAGTTGCTCCAATAATCGCGACTTTCATAGGCTCCTCCTCATATCGATTCTTTAAATTAAGTATGATTATAATATTGTATATTTATAGAGTCAATTAAATATTTATAAATCTTTAAAACTTAAATAACTTAATTTTACTAGAAAAACAATATACACAACCGGATTTTTATACATAAATAGTGCATGGTAGTTTTTTCATTTCACTTCAAGTACAATAAAACAATACATGTATACATACAGGCGGGGGAAAACATGAATGAGAAATTAATTGAGAAAATGATTATAAAAAGTTTTCAGCAATATCAATGTAATCCTATGTCAAATGAGGATCAGGAAATGCTAATTAAACATATTCAAACGATAATTCATTCAAATACTGAAATTGATGTCTACGAGGCAGTTGAGGATATCGTTTACGATTATGTGACTGGAAAATAAAAAATAGGAGATTTCCATATGGAAATCTCCTATTTTTTACTTAATGATTTGCCTGCAACACGCTCAAATAAACCTGGGAATAGAGCATAAAGTTTCGGACCAATGCCCATCCACTTCGGTAAGTTTACTTCACGCTTTTTCGTTTTCATTGATTGCACGATTTGTTCTGCTACATATGTTGGTTTTAACATGTATCGTCCCATATTTTTCACATATGTACCGGATTGATCAGCTATTTCAAAAAAGTTTGTATCTATTGGACCTGGATTAATCGCTGTAACATAAATATCTGTATTCGCTAATTCCATACGTAAACTATTCGTAAATCCTAATACGGCATGTTTCGTTGCTGCATAAGCACTCGATTTCGGAGTTGCAATTTTTCCAGCAAGTGAAGCAATATTAATAATATGTCCTTCATTCTTGTTTACCATATAAGGTAGTACCGCTTTCGTACATGCTACTAATCCAAATACATTTACTTGGAACATATCTTTTACTTCACCCATTGACGCATCTTCAAACGTTTTAAAAATACCAAATCCCGCATTGTTTACTAATATATCAATACGTCCCACTTCTTGTAATACCTTTGAAAAAACAGACTGTACTTCCATCTCTTCACTTACATCTAATACATAATAATAGCAAGGCGTATTATAAGTTTCTTTAATTTTGTCTACTAGCGCTTGTAGTTTGTCTTCTGTTCGAGCCATTAATACTGGAGTCGCTCCCTGTGCTGCAACTTGCATTGCAACTTGCTCACCAATCCCACTAGAAGCACCTGTAATGACGATTACTTTATTTTGTAAACGTCCTGTCATTGCTGTCACCTACTTTGCATAATAAATCAATTGTTGCGATGACTCATCAATCATCACTTGTTGATTATATGCTAAATAGTCCAATTGTCCAACCGTTTCTGAAATAGTAAGTGGTAATTGTTCTTTATATAATACCGGAAATAGTTTTACACATACTTCAAATGCTGTCATTGGTTTTTCCTTTAATAACTCAAGTACTTTAAACGCACGTGTTTCTTGCTTTTGTAATCTCGTTTCAATAAGTTGTTTCACATTTAGAACATCTTCCCCATGCCCTGATAAAATGCGTGAAATATTCATTTCGCTTAAACGCTGTAATGTTTGATTATATTGTAGTAATGGGCGTGCCCGTTCTGTTTGCCCTTCATATGGTGGTTCTAGTATTGGATTCGAAGAAATATGACTAATGAGAGCATCTCCACCAATTAATATTCCATCAGATTCTCTATATAAAGAAATATGAGTAGAAGCATGACCTGGTGTTTCAAGTACTGTAAATCCAGGCAGAGAATCAATACAATCTCCTTCTCTCACAGTATGCGTTAACGATCTATTACAAGAATATTTCAGTGTCCTTGTCGTCAATAACGCCTCGTCTTTCAAAAATGCTGCTGGAACACCAAATTGCAAAGCTGTCTCTCTAAAAAACTCATGATACCACTTTAAAAATTTTGGGTTTTGCGTGATCCAAGGCTCATTCCAGGGATGTCCAATAATGTTCGTTTTCTCAGAAAATATATTTAAAAGCCCACAATGATCCGCATGATGGTGCGTAATGACTACTGTTTCAATATCTTCTATCGTATATCCTAATGCACCTAATTGACTTTCTAACGCATTTCTTGCCTCTTCTGTATTCGTCCCTGTATCAATTAATGTTAATGTCTCCCCCTCAACTAAAAACACATTCACAGTCTCAACTGCAAATGGCACAGGAATCTCCATTCGGTGAATCGCCGTCATGCTTAGCCCCCCTGTCTCTTTCCGGTTCAAAAATGAATACTTCTTCAGTTTACAACTTCCACATATATTTGTCATTATTTTCAGATAAAAAGAGGTGTTTTCTATAAAAAAACGAATGTATGTACATTTATAAGAATTTCTAACCAAATTTAAAGGAGGAACATCATGTCTATTCAAAACATTTCCTTTCTCGGTGCAGGCTCTATTGCTGAAGCTATTATTGGTGGCTTGTTACATGCAAATGTTGTGAAAGGCGAACAAATTACCGTAAGTAATCGTTCTAACGAAACAAGATTGCAGGAGCTACATAAAAAATACGGCGTCAAAGGTACGCATAATAAAAAAGAGCTACTTACTGATACAACTATTCTTTTTCTAGCAATGAAACCGAAGGATGTTACAGAAGCGCTTACTCCTTTTAAAGAAGATATACATAATAACCTGCTTATTATTTCCCTATTAGCAGGTGTTTCTACTCACTCAATTAGAAACCTACTTCAAAAAGATGTTCCGATTATTCGTGCGATGCCAAATACATCTGCAGCTATTTTAAAATCAGCTACTGCTATCTCGCCTTCAAAAGATGTAACGGCGGAACATATTCGCACTGCTATAGCTTTATTTGAAACAATCGGTCTCGTCTCTGTTGTAGAGGAAGAAGATATGCATGCTGTCACTGCATTATCTGGAAGTGGACCTGCTTATATTTATTACGTAGTGGAAGCGATGGAAGAAGCCGCAAAAACAATTGGTTTAAAAGAAGATGTTGCAAAGTCACTTATTCTCCAGACGATGATTGGTGCTGCTGAAATGCTAAAAGCAAGTGAAAAACACCCTTCTGTTTTGCGAAAGGAAATTACTTCTCCTGGTGGAACGACCGAAGCAGGCATTGAAGTATTACAAGAACATAAATTTCAACAAGCGCTTATTTCTTGTATTACACAGGCTACAAAACGATCACATAATCTTGGGAAAACATTAGAACAACTAACAAAAGAAAAATAAAAAATGGAGCTCAATCTTACTTGAGCTCCATTTTTTTATAAACATATATCGTTTAGTTATTAGTCTTCCCAAAAATCTCTTCTTGCAGACGACGACCAGTCGGTGTTGCTGCAAGTCCACCTTCAGCTGTTTCACGAAGTGCTACTGGCATCGTTTGTCCGATTCTAAACATTGCCTCAATTACTTCATCACATGGAATTGTACTCGTTACGCCAGCTAATGCTAAATCAGCTGAAATCATCGCATTTGCAGCTCCTGCTGCATTACGTTTTACGCAAGGTACTTCTACAAGTCCTGCAACAGGATCGCATACTAAACCAAGCATGTTCTTTAATGAAATTGCCATCGCTGTAGCTGCTTGATCTTGTGTTCCACCAGCCATTTCAACTGCAGCTGCAGCTGCCATTCCACTTGCTGAACCAACTTCAGCTTGGCATCCTCCCGCTGCACCAGAAATGCAAGCGTTATTCGCAACAACCATACCGAAAGCTCCTGCTGTAAATAAGAATTCAATCATTTCTTCACGTGTCGGCTGCAATTTTTCTCTTAGTGCAAATAGTACACCCGGCACTGTTCCAGCAGACCCTGCTGTTGGTGTTGCACAAATAATTCCCATCGCTGCGTTTACTTCATTTGTTGCAACAGCTTTACTCACTGCGTCCAAAATCGTATCTCCAGATAAGCCTTTTCCGCTATTCATATACGTCTGAACTTTTACAGCATCTCCGCCGGTTAAACCAGTTGGTGATTTCACTCCGCGAATACCACGTTCTACTGCTTGCTCCATTACGACTAAGTTCTTTTCCATACCAGCAATTACTTCTTCACGTGAAATATTTCTTGTTTCCATTTCACATTGAATCATAATTTCTGCGATTTTTACATTTTGTTCTTTAGCTTGCGCCACTAGTTCCGCTGCGTTCCGAAACATGGTGTGTCCCCCCTGCAATTATTCCATAATAGTTACTTGACAAATATTTTGTTGCGCGTTTATTTCTTCAATCACTTCATCTGCTAATAATTCATCTGTTTCGATAACCATAAGCGCTCTTCTTCCTTTTTCTTTACGAGAAACACTCATTGTACTAATGTTAATTTCATGTTTCGCAAGGATTGAAGCTACTGCTGCAATAGCACCGAAGCGATCGTTATTTACAATAAGTAGTGCTGGACTCGTGCCTGTTAATTGAAGATCGAATCCGTTTAATTCTACAACTTCAATTTTACCGCCACCAATTGAGCAAGCAACAACTTCAATTTCTTCTTCACCTTTATACAAACGAATTCTCGCTGTATTTGGGTGAGGTGCATTTGCATCTTCTTCAATGAATTCTACTTCGATTTTGCGCTCTTTTGCTATGTCTAGCGCCTCTGGAATACGTAGGTCATCTGTTTCAAAGCCTAATATTCCACCGATCAGTGCTACATCCGTACCATGCCCTCGATACGTCTTTGCAAATGATCCATATAATGAAATGCTTACTCTTTCTGGTTCATGACGAAACAGCTGGCGAGCAACTTGCCCCATTCTTGCTGCGCCTGCTGTATGTGAACTTGATGGACCAATCATAACTGGACCAATAATATCAAATACTGAGCGATACTTCATCATAACTCCCCCTAAACCTCTATGAAAAAAATTTTACTATTCTATTAAGCTACCGAATCGGTTGCTTTTCCAGTTGTACGACGAATTTGTTCCGCTGTACGAATTGGATCGTTTTTGAATAACAGTGAAACAATATATCCTGAAATAATACCAGCTATCATAATAAATAAGAAACTTAGCATTACCTTCATTTAAAAATAATATAGGCTAATCCAGAATAAAGTCTGGTAGCAATCCAAAGTTTAACACAGAACCCCTTACAAGGATAGCATAAACAAGTGAAACTCCCATTGCTTTCATACCTTTTCGTGCTTTAAAAATAAAAAGTGAAAAAAGACATAGTACAAATAATAGTAATATCCTTCTTATTTATAATTCCCATGTTTCCCTCTCACGATTTAGTTAACTCCACTTGTTACGACAAATGGCTAAAACGCATGTAGCCTACAATAAATTATAATCTGCCCTCATTATAGCTTGTTTTTAATAAAACGCTTACTTTTAATGAATTTTAAAAGTTCTGAATAACAATCCGTTTTTGGTATTTGTACCACTCGTATGTCGTCTGACTTATATAACAGTTTCTCTAAATAATCGGTACTATGTATTTTTGTCCTATATCTTCACATCATAAAAATTTTCTGTTTCATCCAATATAAACATAAAATGATAACAGATTTATTTTAAATTTTTTTTAGAAATAAAAAAATGGCAACCTTTCGTCACCATTTTTTCACACCATTATTATCTATCTACTGGAAATGATTTCAAATCCGTAGCTATTTCTGTATTAGAAAATAGCTCTCTTGCCTCTTTCCATAATTCCTTATATGTATCTCCTTGATAACGAGAACTAATATGAGTCAATATTAATCGTTTTGCATTTGCCTGAAGTGCAATACTCGCAGCTTGCTTAGATGTAGAATGAAAATAATCATACGCTTGTTGTTCATCTTCTGCCGCAAAAGTTGCCTCATGAACAAGTACATCAGCGTCTTGTGCCAGCTCTCTACTCGCTTCACAATATCTTGTATCACCTAAAATGGTAATAATTCTTCCCTTTTGAGGCGGACCAATAAAGTCTTTTCCATTTAGTATCGTACCATTTTTTAATTCAACTACTTCTCCATCTTTTAAACGTTTAAAGAGCGGGCCAGGTTTCACACCCATCTCCAGCAATTTATCGACTAAAAGGGCTCCTTGTATATCCTTCTCTACGATGCGATACCCAAAACATTCAATGCCATGTGACAATCTTTTCGTTTCCACGTGAAATTCATTATCTTCAAATACAGTACCTTCTTCTGTTATCTCAACAATTTCAAGTGGATATTTTACATGTGTCGTACTTACTGATAATGCCACTTCAATAAATTGTTTAATTCCTTTTGGTCCATACACTGTTAGAGGTGTAGTCCCTCCTTGAAATGAACGGCTTCCCAATAAACCAGGCAAGCCAAAAATATGATCACCGTGTAAATGCGTAATAAATATTTTTTCAATGCGGCGTGGGCGTACTGATGTATGTAATATTTGATGTTGCGTCGCCTCGCCACAATCAAATAACCAAGTCTGTCCTCGTTCTTCTAACAATTGCAAAGCAATTGCCGAAACGTTCCTTCCTTTCGAAGGAACACCTGCACCAGTTCCTAAAAATACAAATTCCACTTTCTTTCCTCCAGCTCTTTATATAATCTACCTTTCATCTTACGGAATGTTATTTCAAATGGCAAATCGAATTTACATAACCAATCATCTAGACAACTATATAACACGAACGTTATACTCGAAAAACTTAGCAATTGTTCGTGTTTTATGTTAAAATGATTATACTACATTTTAAGGGAGCGTTTTATTATGAAAGAAGCATTTCGTTTACAAACTGATTTTTCATCTTCATTTGATCGCTGGGTAAGTTCTTTCGTGTCTGATCACCCAGCACAATTAGAATGGACGACTTTGAAAGAATTAATCCATGAATATACAACAACACATACAAATGATTCGTTACCAACATATATTTCTTCAACTTTAACCTATTACGCACAACGCGTTTCAACAACAAACAGTTCAGAAATTGTTATTTTTGAAAATGCTACAATCTCATAATCTATAATAAAAAGCACTGTGATCAGTGCTTTTTATTTATGTTCATTACAATATTTATTTTCCAACGTTATTTCAAAAAAACTCCGCTTATTTCCTACTATATAGCTATCATAAACCTATTTGATTTTTCAAAAAAAGATATTGACACTATAAATTTACAGTGCTAACATTCAAATTGTAATTGAATATGGTCTCTGTTAGGTGAGGCTCCTGTATAGAGAAACGCTGCTGCCCAAAAATGTCGAGAGACGCCAATGGGTCAACAGGAAAGGTCGGAATGAAGGCCTTTCTTAACGTAGCTGGTTTCAGTACCTATGCTATACAGTGCTAAAACTCAACGAGGGAGAGGTGCATGTATTTTTGTCATACACAAAAACTGTTTTTATCTATGTTTACTAACAGTCTTTGTTGTGGACTCTTTTAACTGCGAATTCAGACCTTTACTCGTTTTGAGTAAAGGTCTTTTTATATATGCACCTTACTATGAAACAAACATAGCATATTCAGAAACTACTAAATTGTACGGAGGTGAGGAACAGTTGGCAATTGATGATTCGGCCCAGATACCCATATGTTTTACATTAATATTTCATCATGTAGGTAGGAAAGAAGCTGTTCCTCCTAATTTTAAATAGTCGAGTAACAGATTGTTTCCTCCTTCATGAAAAAGGAGGAACTACCGATGTTAAATTTACAAAGACAAGAAACAAAACATTCTTACGATCAAGATCGTATGAAAATAAATAACGAATTATTGGTGGAAGTCGCAACACAAGGTGCAAACAAGGCGTTACAACTTTTAGAAACAACAGAAGATGGACTCTCTAAACAAGAAGCGGCTCGTAGACTTACTTTATATGGTCCGAATGAAATCGCTCATAATAAAACATCACCGTGGTACATTCAATTTCTACTGGCATTTAAAAATCCATTTATTTTTGTTTTATTAGCTCTCGGCGCACTCTCTTTTTTCACAGATGACATACAAGGAACCATTGTCGTATCTGTAATGGTAATGCTAAGTGCAACGATTCGCTTTCTACAAGAATTTCGTTCTCAAAAAGCTGCGGATCAGTTAAAAGCTATGGTTCGAACAACGGCGAGCGTCTTTAGAATAGATGGATTTGTACACGAAACAAAAAACGTAATGAATTTGAAGCAAAATGATTCAACGGAAATTCCAATTGAAGAACTTGTACCTGGCGATATTATTTCACTTTCAGCCGGTGATATCGTTCCAGCTGATGTGCGTATT includes these proteins:
- the proI gene encoding pyrroline-5-carboxylate reductase ProI, whose translation is MSIQNISFLGAGSIAEAIIGGLLHANVVKGEQITVSNRSNETRLQELHKKYGVKGTHNKKELLTDTTILFLAMKPKDVTEALTPFKEDIHNNLLIISLLAGVSTHSIRNLLQKDVPIIRAMPNTSAAILKSATAISPSKDVTAEHIRTAIALFETIGLVSVVEEEDMHAVTALSGSGPAYIYYVVEAMEEAAKTIGLKEDVAKSLILQTMIGAAEMLKASEKHPSVLRKEITSPGGTTEAGIEVLQEHKFQQALISCITQATKRSHNLGKTLEQLTKEK
- the sdaAA gene encoding L-serine ammonia-lyase, iron-sulfur-dependent, subunit alpha, with translation MFRNAAELVAQAKEQNVKIAEIMIQCEMETRNISREEVIAGMEKNLVVMEQAVERGIRGVKSPTGLTGGDAVKVQTYMNSGKGLSGDTILDAVSKAVATNEVNAAMGIICATPTAGSAGTVPGVLFALREKLQPTREEMIEFLFTAGAFGMVVANNACISGAAGGCQAEVGSASGMAAAAAVEMAGGTQDQAATAMAISLKNMLGLVCDPVAGLVEVPCVKRNAAGAANAMISADLALAGVTSTIPCDEVIEAMFRIGQTMPVALRETAEGGLAATPTGRRLQEEIFGKTNN
- the sdaAB gene encoding L-serine ammonia-lyase, iron-sulfur-dependent subunit beta, giving the protein MKYRSVFDIIGPVMIGPSSSHTAGAARMGQVARQLFRHEPERVSISLYGSFAKTYRGHGTDVALIGGILGFETDDLRIPEALDIAKERKIEVEFIEEDANAPHPNTARIRLYKGEEEIEVVACSIGGGKIEVVELNGFDLQLTGTSPALLIVNNDRFGAIAAVASILAKHEINISTMSVSRKEKGRRALMVIETDELLADEVIEEINAQQNICQVTIME
- the rnz gene encoding ribonuclease Z is translated as MEFVFLGTGAGVPSKGRNVSAIALQLLEERGQTWLFDCGEATQHQILHTSVRPRRIEKIFITHLHGDHIFGLPGLLGSRSFQGGTTPLTVYGPKGIKQFIEVALSVSTTHVKYPLEIVEITEEGTVFEDNEFHVETKRLSHGIECFGYRIVEKDIQGALLVDKLLEMGVKPGPLFKRLKDGEVVELKNGTILNGKDFIGPPQKGRIITILGDTRYCEASRELAQDADVLVHEATFAAEDEQQAYDYFHSTSKQAASIALQANAKRLILTHISSRYQGDTYKELWKEARELFSNTEIATDLKSFPVDR
- a CDS encoding DUF3932 family protein translates to MKEAFRLQTDFSSSFDRWVSSFVSDHPAQLEWTTLKELIHEYTTTHTNDSLPTYISSTLTYYAQRVSTTNSSEIVIFENATIS